A DNA window from Aureibaculum sp. 2308TA14-22 contains the following coding sequences:
- a CDS encoding urocanate hydratase, with protein sequence MTFKEQILQGIPARLPNPKPYDSEINHAPKRKDILSDKEKKLALKNALRYFDSKFHAELLPEFKNELETYGRVYMYRFRPDYKIYARPIEEYPGKSLQAKAIMHMIQNNLDYAVAQHPHELITYGGNGAVFQNWAQYLLTMQYLAEMTDEQTLAMYSGHPMGLFPSHKNAPRVVVTNGMMIPNYSRPDDWEKFNALGVTQYGQMTAGSFMYIGPQGIVHGTTITILNAIRKIEQPDSPFPSERGLGGEAHLFVTSGLGGMSGAQPKAGNIAGCITICAEVNLKAVQTRHSQGWVDEVIDDLDALVQRVQKAKTNKEVVSIAYHGNIVEVWEKFDKEDVYIDLGSDQTSLHNPWAGGYYPVGISFEEANKMMANRPQLFKEKVKESLRRQTDAINKHTAKGTYFFDYGNAFLLEASRAGADIMAKNGIDFKYKSYVQDIMGPMCFDYGFGPFRWVCVSAKPEDLAKTDAIACEVLEEMMQDSPAEIQQQMADNIQWIKGAQENKLVVGSQARILYADAEGRIKIAKAFNNAIANDEIGPVVLGRDHHDVSGTDSPFRETSNIYDGSQFTADMAIQNVIGDGFRGATWISIHNGGGVGWGEVINGGFGMVLDGSKEAEQRLQSMLFWDVNNGIARRSWARNEEAIFAIKRAMEAEPNLKVTLPNMVDDTLLD encoded by the coding sequence ATGACATTTAAAGAGCAAATACTACAAGGCATTCCTGCCCGATTACCAAACCCAAAGCCTTACGATTCGGAAATAAATCACGCTCCTAAACGAAAGGACATTTTATCCGATAAGGAGAAAAAATTAGCTTTAAAAAACGCCCTACGCTATTTCGATTCAAAATTTCATGCGGAGTTGTTGCCAGAATTTAAAAATGAATTAGAAACTTACGGTAGAGTTTATATGTACCGATTTCGCCCTGATTATAAGATTTATGCCAGGCCTATTGAAGAATATCCAGGAAAATCATTACAAGCAAAAGCCATTATGCACATGATCCAAAATAATTTGGACTATGCTGTAGCACAACACCCACATGAACTAATTACCTATGGTGGTAATGGTGCTGTTTTTCAAAACTGGGCACAATATCTACTGACCATGCAGTATTTGGCTGAGATGACCGATGAGCAGACTTTGGCAATGTATTCTGGCCATCCGATGGGGTTATTCCCATCTCATAAAAATGCACCTAGGGTTGTGGTTACAAATGGTATGATGATTCCCAATTACTCCAGACCAGACGATTGGGAAAAATTTAATGCCTTGGGTGTAACCCAATATGGGCAAATGACAGCGGGTAGCTTTATGTATATAGGTCCACAGGGTATTGTACATGGAACTACAATTACGATACTAAATGCAATTAGAAAAATTGAGCAGCCTGACTCCCCCTTTCCTTCGGAGAGGGGGCTAGGGGGTGAGGCTCATTTATTTGTTACTTCTGGGCTTGGCGGAATGAGCGGTGCACAACCCAAAGCAGGTAATATTGCGGGATGTATAACGATTTGTGCCGAAGTGAATTTAAAAGCGGTGCAAACTAGACATTCTCAAGGTTGGGTAGATGAAGTTATTGATGATTTGGACGCATTGGTCCAGCGAGTTCAAAAAGCAAAAACAAATAAAGAAGTGGTTTCTATTGCTTATCACGGAAATATAGTTGAGGTCTGGGAAAAATTTGATAAAGAAGATGTTTATATTGATTTGGGTTCTGACCAAACTTCTTTGCATAATCCTTGGGCTGGAGGTTATTATCCCGTTGGTATTTCGTTTGAGGAAGCTAATAAAATGATGGCAAATCGGCCTCAATTGTTTAAAGAAAAAGTAAAGGAAAGTTTACGACGACAAACCGATGCTATTAACAAGCACACCGCAAAAGGAACTTATTTTTTCGATTACGGCAACGCTTTTTTATTGGAAGCTTCTAGAGCTGGAGCCGATATTATGGCTAAAAACGGCATTGATTTTAAATATAAAAGTTACGTTCAAGACATTATGGGCCCCATGTGTTTCGATTACGGATTTGGCCCTTTCCGTTGGGTGTGTGTATCTGCCAAACCTGAAGATTTAGCAAAAACGGATGCAATTGCTTGTGAAGTTTTGGAAGAAATGATGCAAGATTCCCCGGCTGAAATACAGCAACAAATGGCAGATAATATTCAATGGATAAAAGGGGCACAAGAAAATAAATTGGTGGTAGGTTCACAGGCCAGAATTTTATACGCTGATGCCGAAGGACGTATTAAAATTGCCAAGGCATTCAATAATGCTATTGCAAATGATGAAATTGGACCCGTTGTTTTAGGAAGAGACCATCATGATGTTTCAGGTACGGATTCCCCGTTCAGAGAAACCTCAAATATTTACGATGGTTCACAGTTTACTGCGGATATGGCCATACAGAATGTGATAGGTGATGGTTTTAGAGGAGCTACATGGATTTCCATACACAATGGAGGTGGAGTAGGTTGGGGAGAGGTTATAAACGGTGGTTTCGGCATGGTTCTTGATGGTAGTAAAGAAGCTGAACAACGTTTACAGTCAATGCTATTTTGGGATGTTAACAATGGTATTGCTAGACGAAGTTGGGCGAGAAACGAAGAAGCCATTTTTGCCATTAAACGAGCAATGGAAGCAGAACCCAATTTAAAAGTTACACTTCCTAATATGGTTGACGATACATTGTTAGATTAA
- a CDS encoding DUF5522 domain-containing protein: MFEKPQELEPDDYYLTEKGYKVFTEKYHLKRGYCCKSGCRHCPYGYDKKTNSIKK, translated from the coding sequence ATGTTTGAAAAGCCACAGGAACTAGAACCTGATGATTATTATCTGACTGAAAAAGGATACAAAGTTTTTACGGAAAAGTACCATTTAAAAAGAGGATACTGCTGTAAGAGTGGTTGCCGTCATTGCCCTTACGGTTATGATAAAAAGACAAATTCTATTAAGAAATGA
- a CDS encoding 1-aminocyclopropane-1-carboxylate deaminase/D-cysteine desulfhydrase, translated as MDFNLNSRNQSVQFSLLKDIELVIKREDEIHSYISGNKFRKLKYNLIAAKEQSLNTLLTFGGAYSNHIAATASAGATFGFKTIGIIRGEELVNKIEANPTLSFAKNCGMHFKFVSRGLYREKESSEFIDSLKKEFGDFYLIPEGGTNTLAIKGCEEILTEEDKSFDYICTSVGTGGTISGTINSAENHQKIIGFSALKGDFLNDEITRWTTKKNWELKTNYHFGGYGKTNTELITLINKFKKETNVPLDPIYTGKMLYGIVDMVKNKAFKKGSKLLVVHTGGLQGIEGMNKVLKQKNYLQLV; from the coding sequence ATGGATTTTAATTTAAATAGTAGAAATCAATCTGTTCAGTTTTCTTTATTGAAAGATATTGAACTAGTCATTAAACGAGAAGACGAAATCCATTCCTATATTTCAGGCAATAAATTCCGAAAACTCAAATACAATTTAATTGCCGCTAAAGAACAAAGTTTAAACACTTTGCTCACTTTTGGCGGAGCATATTCCAATCATATTGCAGCAACAGCTTCCGCAGGAGCAACATTCGGATTTAAAACTATTGGCATTATTAGAGGAGAAGAACTAGTTAATAAAATTGAAGCAAATCCCACCTTGTCTTTCGCAAAAAATTGTGGAATGCATTTCAAATTCGTTTCAAGAGGTTTATACCGAGAAAAAGAAAGTTCTGAATTTATAGACAGTTTAAAAAAAGAATTTGGCGATTTTTATCTGATTCCCGAAGGTGGTACCAACACATTAGCCATAAAAGGCTGTGAAGAAATTTTGACCGAAGAAGATAAATCCTTTGATTATATTTGCACATCGGTAGGTACGGGCGGAACTATCTCGGGCACCATAAATAGTGCAGAGAATCATCAGAAAATAATAGGGTTTTCAGCCTTAAAGGGTGATTTTTTAAATGATGAAATCACCAGATGGACCACCAAAAAAAATTGGGAGTTGAAAACCAATTATCATTTTGGAGGTTACGGTAAAACAAATACCGAATTGATTACGTTAATAAATAAATTTAAAAAAGAAACAAACGTTCCCCTAGATCCTATCTATACTGGAAAAATGCTTTATGGAATTGTTGACATGGTAAAAAACAAAGCATTTAAAAAAGGTAGTAAACTTCTTGTTGTCCACACAGGTGGTCTACAGGGTATAGAAGGAATGAACAAAGTATTGAAACAAAAAAATTATTTGCAATTAGTTTAA
- a CDS encoding glucosaminidase domain-containing protein: MKYLKLFISICIISFLVSCGSHKRTSQKYPTKAPTTPRTKVAKKTPTPVKIQKIDEADVIHANLIRKKPNLNKNTLAYIDEYNDIAILEMIAYKIPASITLAQGILESNSGRSRLSVKGNNHFGIKCHSSWTGKRMYHDDDARQECFRKYEHPLTSFRDHSLFLYGRKRYADLFELKKKDYKGWSKGLKKAGYATDPRYPKKLITLIETYELDKYDDFDESFLYSGKVMKKKENSSKAKYVIVAKGDTLYSLARNNNLTVDKLKWLNGLKNNELSIGQKIYVE, from the coding sequence ATGAAGTATTTAAAACTATTTATAAGTATATGTATTATAAGTTTTTTGGTAAGTTGTGGTTCTCATAAAAGAACAAGTCAAAAATATCCAACTAAAGCACCGACAACTCCAAGAACAAAAGTTGCTAAAAAAACACCAACCCCAGTAAAAATTCAGAAAATTGACGAGGCTGATGTAATCCACGCTAATTTGATTCGCAAAAAACCCAATTTGAATAAAAATACACTTGCTTATATTGATGAGTATAACGATATTGCAATCTTAGAAATGATTGCCTATAAAATACCTGCCAGCATTACGTTGGCTCAAGGTATTTTAGAATCCAACAGCGGTAGAAGCCGACTTTCTGTTAAGGGCAACAATCATTTTGGAATAAAGTGCCATAGTAGTTGGACTGGAAAACGTATGTATCATGACGATGATGCCAGACAGGAATGTTTTAGAAAATATGAACATCCTCTGACTTCATTTAGAGACCATTCTTTATTTCTTTACGGAAGAAAACGGTACGCTGATTTATTTGAACTAAAAAAGAAAGATTATAAAGGCTGGTCTAAGGGGTTAAAAAAAGCGGGTTATGCTACTGACCCCAGATATCCCAAAAAATTAATTACACTTATTGAAACCTATGAACTAGATAAGTATGACGATTTTGATGAAAGTTTTTTATATAGTGGCAAAGTGATGAAGAAGAAAGAAAATAGTTCTAAGGCCAAATATGTGATAGTAGCAAAAGGTGATACATTGTACTCCTTGGCAAGAAACAACAATTTAACCGTTGATAAATTAAAGTGGCTAAACGGATTAAAAAACAATGAACTTTCTATTGGACAAAAAATTTATGTAGAATAG
- a CDS encoding lysoplasmalogenase → MSAAKNNTKVKIVTALFVIVSLCDLAGIIFHLNQLRFVFKPLLMLTLLLLYLVSERNFNGWYIGALVFSFFGDVLLLFEGEIYFILGLISFLLAHIIYIKIVLCWLNKTSLKTKAVAAIPFLILFFVLINLLKNNLNDLFIPVVVYGITIAIMGYVSLLNYLNNKSLSALFMVVGASLFIISDSVLAINKFYSTNEFFPIVIMLTYLMAQYLIFKAVIAQNIENC, encoded by the coding sequence ATGAGTGCCGCTAAAAACAATACTAAGGTCAAAATTGTAACGGCACTTTTTGTAATCGTTTCATTATGTGATTTGGCGGGAATTATTTTCCACTTAAATCAACTTCGATTCGTTTTTAAACCGCTGTTAATGTTAACCTTGTTGCTTCTCTATTTGGTTTCGGAGCGTAATTTTAATGGGTGGTATATTGGTGCATTAGTATTTTCATTTTTCGGTGATGTATTGCTATTATTTGAAGGAGAAATTTATTTTATTCTGGGGCTAATTTCATTTTTACTAGCACATATTATTTATATTAAAATTGTCTTATGCTGGCTCAATAAGACTTCTTTAAAAACAAAAGCAGTAGCTGCTATACCATTTCTAATCTTGTTTTTTGTACTTATAAATTTATTAAAGAATAATTTGAACGATTTGTTTATTCCTGTTGTAGTCTATGGAATAACCATAGCCATTATGGGCTATGTTTCATTATTGAATTATCTGAATAATAAAAGTTTATCTGCATTATTTATGGTAGTTGGAGCTTCACTTTTTATTATTTCTGATTCCGTACTGGCTATAAATAAGTTTTATAGTACAAACGAATTTTTTCCAATAGTTATCATGTTAACCTACCTAATGGCACAATACCTAATTTTTAAAGCTGTAATTGCACAAAATATAGAGAATTGCTAA
- the ligA gene encoding NAD-dependent DNA ligase LigA, with amino-acid sequence MASVQEQINQLREELRQHNYNYYVLDNATISDYDFDMKLKALQELEEKHPEFFDANSPTQRVGGAVTKNFETVTHKNRMYSLSNSYSKEDLLDWEKRVQKILGTEAIEYTCELKYDGASINLTYKNGQLQKAVTRGDGFQGDNVTTNIKTIKSIPLQLKHDFIENFEIRGEIILPLDGFAKMNEVRVEAGDDPYMNPRNTASGSLKLQDSAEVAKRPLDCLLYHVIGERLSYKTHAEVLKDAKKAGFKIPETIKIAKTVDEILDYIKYWDTERFNLPYETDGVVIKVNSLHQQEELGYTAKAPRWAIAYKFKAEQKSTVLNSISYQVGRTGAITPVANLEPVELAGTIVKRASLHNADQIEKLDIRVNDTVFVEKGGEIIPKVMGVDLTKRPKDSVPTVYATNCPECNTELIRTEGDAKHYCPNEYGCPTQITGRIQHFISRKAMDIEGLGGETVELLFKEDLIANYADLYELKVEQIIPLERMAEKSAENMVNGIEKSKEIPFERVLFALGIRFVGETVAKKLAKYFKNIDNLLSASFEELIAVDEIGDRIAQSIIDFANNPLNIELVNRLKSYGVQLELSAKALENQTELLRGKTFVVSGVFTKMSRNELKKSIEDNGGKVSSSISKKTNYVIAGDNMGPSKKTKAETLGISIISEDDYLAML; translated from the coding sequence ATGGCATCCGTACAAGAGCAAATCAATCAACTTCGTGAAGAATTACGTCAACATAATTACAACTATTATGTATTAGATAATGCTACAATTTCTGATTATGACTTTGATATGAAACTCAAAGCGTTGCAAGAATTAGAAGAAAAACATCCTGAATTTTTTGATGCCAATTCCCCCACACAGCGTGTTGGCGGAGCAGTTACCAAAAATTTTGAAACGGTTACGCATAAAAACAGAATGTATTCTTTAAGTAACAGTTACTCTAAAGAAGATTTATTGGATTGGGAAAAACGGGTTCAAAAAATACTAGGAACAGAAGCCATTGAATATACTTGCGAACTTAAATACGATGGTGCCTCAATAAACCTAACCTATAAAAACGGACAATTGCAAAAGGCGGTCACTAGAGGGGATGGTTTTCAAGGCGACAATGTTACCACAAATATTAAAACCATAAAGTCCATCCCTTTACAATTAAAACACGATTTTATTGAGAATTTTGAAATCAGAGGTGAAATAATTTTACCATTAGACGGATTTGCAAAAATGAACGAAGTCAGAGTTGAAGCCGGAGACGATCCTTATATGAATCCTAGAAATACAGCTAGTGGTAGTTTAAAATTGCAGGATAGTGCAGAGGTGGCCAAACGTCCGTTGGACTGTTTGCTATATCATGTTATTGGCGAAAGATTATCCTATAAAACACATGCCGAGGTGTTGAAAGATGCAAAAAAAGCTGGATTTAAAATTCCAGAAACGATTAAAATTGCAAAAACAGTTGATGAGATTTTAGACTATATTAAGTATTGGGACACTGAGCGTTTTAATTTGCCTTACGAAACGGACGGTGTGGTTATAAAAGTAAATTCGCTACATCAACAAGAGGAATTAGGCTATACCGCCAAAGCCCCGCGTTGGGCCATAGCCTATAAATTTAAAGCGGAGCAAAAAAGTACGGTGTTGAATAGTATTTCGTATCAAGTGGGTAGAACTGGAGCCATAACTCCTGTTGCTAATTTAGAACCTGTTGAGTTGGCGGGAACCATTGTAAAACGTGCTTCGTTACACAATGCTGACCAAATTGAAAAACTGGATATTCGAGTAAATGATACCGTTTTTGTGGAAAAAGGCGGAGAAATTATACCTAAAGTTATGGGTGTAGATTTAACAAAACGCCCAAAGGATTCGGTACCTACTGTTTATGCAACAAATTGTCCGGAATGTAATACGGAGTTAATCAGAACCGAGGGCGATGCCAAACACTATTGTCCTAACGAATACGGTTGCCCTACACAAATTACGGGTCGGATTCAACATTTTATCAGTAGAAAAGCGATGGATATTGAAGGTTTGGGCGGGGAGACCGTTGAACTCTTATTCAAGGAAGATCTGATTGCCAATTATGCCGATTTGTACGAATTAAAAGTAGAGCAAATTATTCCATTGGAAAGGATGGCGGAAAAATCTGCCGAGAATATGGTTAATGGTATTGAAAAATCTAAAGAAATACCTTTTGAACGCGTATTGTTTGCCTTAGGTATCCGATTTGTAGGAGAGACCGTTGCAAAAAAGCTGGCCAAATATTTTAAAAACATTGATAATTTACTCAGTGCATCTTTTGAAGAATTAATTGCGGTTGATGAAATTGGAGATAGAATTGCCCAAAGTATTATAGATTTTGCCAATAACCCGCTAAATATAGAATTGGTAAACCGATTAAAAAGTTATGGGGTACAATTGGAACTTTCTGCCAAGGCATTGGAAAACCAAACCGAACTATTGAGAGGGAAAACTTTTGTGGTTTCAGGCGTTTTTACAAAAATGAGTAGAAACGAACTCAAAAAATCTATAGAAGATAACGGTGGTAAAGTATCAAGCTCTATTTCCAAAAAGACCAATTATGTTATAGCAGGTGATAACATGGGGCCAAGCAAAAAAACAAAGGCTGAAACGTTGGGAATTTCCATTATTTCTGAAGATGATTATTTAGCCATGTTATAA
- a CDS encoding peptidase associated/transthyretin-like domain-containing protein, with product MKKILNIKKHFIKLILILVCGMSYGQVEIRGKVISELSKETLWYGYSIKPNIKEHPKSKPNESGEFIIEYLEPNKEYDIIISAVGYEDQIFKVKTNESITYKNFELKVNCFYSSEKAEND from the coding sequence ATGAAGAAAATCTTGAACATAAAAAAACACTTCATCAAATTGATTTTAATATTAGTTTGTGGAATGAGTTATGGACAAGTTGAAATAAGAGGAAAAGTAATTTCTGAATTATCAAAAGAAACTCTTTGGTATGGTTATTCAATAAAGCCGAATATAAAAGAACATCCGAAAAGTAAACCTAATGAATCTGGAGAATTTATAATTGAATATTTAGAACCAAATAAAGAATATGATATTATAATTTCTGCTGTTGGATATGAAGATCAAATATTTAAAGTAAAAACGAATGAAAGTATAACTTATAAAAATTTTGAATTAAAAGTAAACTGTTTTTATAGTTCAGAAAAAGCTGAAAATGATTGA